A genome region from Methanobacterium subterraneum includes the following:
- a CDS encoding ZPR1 zinc finger domain-containing protein has translation MSKMFADCPLCNARQSVEVTTKTEKIPYFGEIMESTMLCRECGYKHADTICIDQKEPVKYTLIVSKDNLNARVVKSQSTTITIPEIGLKVEPGPQSQGYVSNVEGVLNRFEKAVKTALSWSEEDHVKQNAVRILEDIEKVKNGQKEVTLVMEDPFGHSIVMDDTAVRSELTVEEIKNLKTGFATFENEELEINDDD, from the coding sequence TTGAGTAAAATGTTTGCCGACTGTCCCCTATGCAATGCACGTCAGAGTGTGGAAGTCACCACCAAAACAGAGAAAATCCCCTACTTTGGAGAAATCATGGAATCAACCATGCTATGCCGTGAATGCGGGTACAAACATGCCGATACTATCTGTATTGACCAAAAAGAACCAGTTAAGTACACTTTAATTGTTAGTAAGGATAACTTAAACGCCAGGGTTGTTAAATCACAGTCAACCACCATCACCATACCCGAGATAGGGCTTAAAGTAGAACCAGGACCCCAATCCCAGGGATATGTTTCCAATGTTGAAGGAGTTTTAAACCGTTTTGAAAAAGCAGTCAAAACTGCCTTATCATGGAGTGAAGAAGACCATGTTAAACAGAACGCTGTCAGAATACTGGAAGATATTGAAAAAGTTAAAAATGGTCAAAAAGAAGTCACTCTGGTAATGGAAGATCCATTTGGCCACAGCATAGTCATGGATGACACTGCAGTTAGGAGTGAATTAACTGTGGAGGAAATCAAAAATCTGAAAACAGGATTTGCTACCTT